Proteins co-encoded in one Yamadazyma tenuis chromosome 1, complete sequence genomic window:
- a CDS encoding uncharacterized protein (COG:S; EggNog:ENOG503NWPD), with amino-acid sequence MSQIHDADSIDPIELSGYNVNDGIMKEPTTESNSNSSASSVAQYVPQVTEAPTTPELKRTPTLLQRVQSQVSFFNPRLKSHRFNLIKQFGTLYAVMLVCILGVFSIYWGASYGREGRLRNLRMLVVIEDEAVGGVEPVIGNTITSILHTPAVMARGDWRIQNITEFRAEAAKHNNTVQEEIFRQIHHQLYWSSIYVTKDATADYLKFIEGSNPSFNISTAIQSIYETGRDFVNMQSYVTPQIEYVEKQWLSRQNRLAGLFNSSESFTMEQVSRLSTPFRFEYLDHIPFTNPTLVAPSQVGLIYLIILTFFQVNMFSGIHQEMATIGMKNHHYLFYRLLSSSVSYFILSLGYSLVSLAFQVDFTVAFGKAGFLVYWMFSFITMMAVGFMNEVAFMILLMVFPPVAGFWLLFWVLINISSTFSPIALCPEFYRFGYAMPIHNSYELTKVVFFNTYKGQMGRNVGIIFAWIVIGMGSFSVVIPIFGKTMKKRAIAAKQKEAAAAAAKANENTKQEV; translated from the coding sequence ATGAGTCAAATTCACGACGCTGACTCTATTGATCCTATAGAGCTCAGTGGCTATAATGTCAATGACGGCATCATGAAGGAACCTACCACCGaatccaattccaactcccTGGCATCTTCGGTGGCCCAATACGTGCCGCAAGTAACCGAAGCTCCAACCACCCCGGAGTTGAAGCGCACTCCCACTTTGCTCCAGCGCGTACAGTCGCAAGTGTCTTTCTTCAACCCGCGGCTCAAGTCGCACCGCTTCAATTTGATAAAGCAGTTTGGTACCCTTTACGCGGTGATGCTTGTGTGCATCTTGGGAGTATTTTCTATTTATTGGGGAGCGTCGTACGGCCGTGAAGGTCGGTTACGTAACTTACGcatgttggtggtgatcgAAGATGAGGCCGTGGGTGGTGTGGAACCGGTCATTGGTAATACCATCACCAGTATTCTCCACACGCCAGCGGTGATGGCGCGCGGCGACTGGCGCATCCAAAACATCACCGAGTTCAGAGCTGAGGCTGCAAAACACAACAACACGGTGCAAGAGGAAATCTTTCGCCAgatccaccaccaattaTACTGGTCGTCCATATACGTCACCAAAGATGCTACTGCCGACTACCTCAAGTTTATTGAAGGTTCCAACCCGTCGTTCAACATAAGTACTGCAATCCAGTCCATCTACGAAACCGGCAGAGACTTTGTCAACATGCAATCGTACGTGACGCCCCAAATAGAGTACGTGGAGAAACAGTGGTTGCTGCGGCAGAACCGGTTGGCGGGTCTTTTCAACTCGTCGGAGCTGTTCACTATGGAACAAGTGAGCCGGTTGTCCACTCCGTTCCGGTTTGAGTACTTGGACCATATTCCCTTCACCAACCCCACGTTGGTGGCTCCATCGCAGGTGGGGTTGATCTACCTTATTATTTTGACGTTCTTCCAGGTGAATATGTTTAGTGGAATCCACCAGGAAATGGCCACCATCGGTATGAAAAACCACCACTATCTCTTTTACCGACTTTTGTCGTCGCTGGTGTCGTATTTCATTTTGAGCTTGGGCTACTCGTTGGTGAGTTTGGCGTTTCAGGTGGATTTTACGGTTGCGTTTGGTAAGGCTGGGTTCTTGGTGTATTGGATGTTTTCGTTCATTACGATGATGGCAGTGGGCTTCATGAACGAGGTGGCGTTCAtgatattgttgatggtgttcCCGCCAGTGGCCGGGTTCTGGTTGTTGTTCTGggtgttgatcaacatcTCATCCACGTTCTCACCTATTGCGTTGTGCCCGGAGTTTTATAGATTTGGGTACGCCATGCCCATCCACAACAGTTACGAGTTGACCAAGGTggtatttttcaacacctaCAAGGGTCAGATGGGCAGGAACGTGGGGATTATTTTTGCGTGGATAGTGATTGGCATGGGGTCTTTTTCGGTGGTGATTCCTATTTTTGGCAAGACCATGAAGAAGAGAGCGATTGCCGCCAAGCAGAAGGaggctgctgctgctgctgccaagGCTAATGAGAACACAAAGCAGGAGGTGTAA
- the YPI1 gene encoding Type 1 phosphatases regulator ypi1 (EggNog:ENOG503P744; COG:K): MSAPPNQGSTAQTGSRTQIETHPQSQQEQAPVPILHLRKHTKKPKVSWADDTVDNEHMNKKKTKICCIFHPADPNHSCESSSESESDASDDDGVAGGGAAGGPNAYEVQPKYPRAISINEC, translated from the exons ATGTCTGCTCCACCAAATCAAGGGTCTACCGCCCAAACTGGTTCTCGTACCCAAATAGAAACACATCCACAGTCACAGCAGGAGCAAGCTCCGGTGCCGATTCTCCATTTGCGCAAGCACACCAAAAAGCCCAAGGTTCTGTGGGCTGATGATACGGTGGATAATGAGCAcatgaacaagaaaaagacAAAGATCTGTTGCATCTTCCACCCGGCAGACCCTAACCATAGTTGTGAAAGCAGCAGTGAGAGTGAGAGTGATGCGAGTGACGACGATGGGGTGGCGGGAGGCGGTGCTGCCGGTGGGCCTAATGCGTATGAAGTTCAGCCCAAGTACCCGCGAGCGA TTTCTATTAACGAATGCTAG